AGTTTATTGAAAAACGACAATCGTTCGGTATGGATTGCCCAACGTGAGGGCCGTACAAAAGACGGAAATGATGTTACTCAGCAGGGAGTTCTGAAAATGTTGGCGATGGCTTCTGAAAATCAATCATTAACCGATTTCTTTAAAAACCTTAAAATTGTTCCGTTATCGATTTCTTATGAATATGATCCTACGGACGTTCTGAAAATGCCTCAATTGATGGCAAAATCAAGAAATGAGGTATATGTAAAAAGTCAGGACGAAGATTTTACCAATATTTTAAGCGGAATTTTAGGGCAGAAAAAACGAATTCACCTTCATGCAGGACAAGTACTTGATATTGAATTTGATGAAATTGCTCAAACTATCGATAATAAGAACAAGCAGCTACAGGCAATCGCACAGATTATTGATGATTCTATTATCAAGAATTATAAGTTGTGGCCAACCAATTTTATTGCGTACGATCTTTTACATTCAACAAACAAATATTCAGAGCATTACACAGAAAATGAGAAGATGGTGTTTGAACGAAGAATGGATATGCGTATCGGTTGTGCAGATCAGACTTTGAGAGAAAGTTTTTTGGCCATGTATGCAACTCCTGTGGTTAATAAATTCAAGCATCCGTAGATTATTTCAATATCACATCCATGTTTTTTTATAGAAATGGGATGATGATTCTACGATTATTGATGAGGGATCATGAAGGTTAAGTGGTAAAAATCTGTGGGAAATAAAAAATTCCTGCATTCGTGGCGATAATGTTCACCCCTCCATTTTATCATAGATAAAATCCTTGCGCCTTAAAAACATAAAGCATTAAAAAGGATCTTTGCGGCCTTGCGAAAAACCAACAGAAACAGAGGTATCTGAAAAAATCTGCGGGAAATAAAAAATTCGTGCATTTGTAGCTAAAATTTAACCACAAATCGAAGATTATCTCCTTTCAGTCGATGAATGATATTTCGACGTAGTCAAAAGTCACAAAAGTTTTTTAACACTTTAGTTATTTAAGATTAATGTTAAACTGCATAGAAGTACATCTAAGTCTTTGAAAATCTTTTATTTTCCACTGAAATGTTCTAAATCTGGCGATCTGCGGGAAATAAAATTCGTGCATTCGTGGCCACAATATGCAGCCCTCAATTTTATCTTTGATAAAATCCTTGCGCCTTAAAAACATAAAGTATTAAAAAATATCTTTGCGACTTTGTGAAAAACCAACAGAAACAACAGCATCTGTGAAAACCTTTACGATCTGCGGGAAATAAAAAATTCGTGCATTTGTAGCTAATTTTAAAACAGAAACTAAAATCAACGTTCCTGATAATACAAATTTTTAAACAACTGAATTCATCCCCAAGTTTTATCCCTAATCAAAAAAAACAGCATTATCAAATCCTGATAATGCTGTTTTTGGTAGAGTGTGGTAACGATTAACCTTTTGCCTTTTCATCCGTAAAAAAACGGAAACCTTCGTTACGTTCTATTAATTGTAAAGGATAGAGCTTCGGATTGTATTCACCGTTAAGCACTTCGTTCAATGCGTGTTTTTTGGATTCACCAAAAGCAATGACCAGGATATTTTCAGCTTTGTTAATAATAGGCGCTGTTAACGTAATCCTGAACATTTCCTGAGGCTTTAGATAATAAGCGTCTACCCATTTTTGTTTTTCATCCAAAACAGCCTCTCCAGGAAAGAGTGAGGCAGTATGCCCGTCATCTCCCATTCCCAGCAGGATGAAATCAAAAATACCGTTGTCACCAAGAATAGCTCGGATTTGTGCTTCATACTCTTCAGCGTATTT
The sequence above is a segment of the Chryseobacterium sp. MYb264 genome. Coding sequences within it:
- a CDS encoding 1-acyl-sn-glycerol-3-phosphate acyltransferase; amino-acid sequence: MPKFDEIRFFNDDEVNNALLSIIKHPMMKALMHFTFPDYNEELWNDKFKNINSISDFQHECIANTIRQILKQSSDGLTTSGFDELSKNKAYLFISNHRDIVLDTSLLNLVLLDGGFIMTASAIGDNLVKKKFLHILAKLNRNFLVQRGLSIREQLESSKVMSQYIYSLLKNDNRSVWIAQREGRTKDGNDVTQQGVLKMLAMASENQSLTDFFKNLKIVPLSISYEYDPTDVLKMPQLMAKSRNEVYVKSQDEDFTNILSGILGQKKRIHLHAGQVLDIEFDEIAQTIDNKNKQLQAIAQIIDDSIIKNYKLWPTNFIAYDLLHSTNKYSEHYTENEKMVFERRMDMRIGCADQTLRESFLAMYATPVVNKFKHP
- the pgl gene encoding 6-phosphogluconolactonase, whose product is MSITVFDDLDTLYKKSADLFVDLSQKAIKKQGHFSVALSGGSSPKNIFKLLATEAYASQIDWANVYFFWVDERWVALNDDKSNAKMTIETLLDKVPVNKSHIFPMYKDGVEPQKYAEEYEAQIRAILGDNGIFDFILLGMGDDGHTASLFPGEAVLDEKQKWVDAYYLKPQEMFRITLTAPIINKAENILVIAFGESKKHALNEVLNGEYNPKLYPLQLIERNEGFRFFTDEKAKG